CCTGATTCGACGCCCTCTCCCCCAGCTTCGAGGCCGATCAGCCGAACCCCCTCGTCCGGCACGAACCGGTGGAAGATACCCATCGCGTTCGAACCGCCGCCGACACACGCCAGGACGGCGTCCGGCAGTCGGCCGTACTCCTGCAGGACCTGCTCGCGGGCTTCCTCGCCGATGATCTTGTGGAAGTCGCGCACCATCTCCGGGAACGGGTAGGGCCCGGTGACGGTGCCCAGGACGTAGTGGGTGTGGTCGACGGTGGCGACCCAGTCGCGGAAGGCCTCGTTGACGGCGTCCTTGAGCGTGCGTGACCCGTGCTTGACGGCGACAACCCTCGCGCCGAGCAGGCGCATCCGCGCAACGTTGAGCGCTTGGCGCTCGGTGTCGACCTCGCCCATGTAGACGACGCATTCGAGTCCGAGAAGCGCAGCCGCCGTGGCCGTCGCGACGCCGTGCTGACCGGCGCCGGTCTCGGCGATGACCCGGCGCTTGCCCATCCGCTTGGCGAGCAGCGCTTGTCCGAGGACGTTGTTGATCTTGTGCGATCCGGTGTGGTTGAGATCCTCGCGCTTGAGCACGACACGGGCGCCGCCGCAATGATCGGCGAACCGTGGCGCCTCGGTGATGATGCTCGGCCGACCGGTGTATGTCTTGTGCAACCTGGCGAGTTCGGCGGTGAACTCAGGGTCGTGGGCCGCCTTGTGACGGTGCTCGTCGAGTTCCTCGAGCGCCGCGATGAGAGCCTCGGGCACATATCGACCGCCGTAGTCGCCGAAGCGTCCGATGCCGGGCCGACCAGAGTTCTGCTCGACCGGAGTGGTCAACGGATCGTCGGTCTTGTTCCTGTTCACAGCTCAGGCAACTCCCTGCCGGGCGCGCGCGCCCGCTTCGATCATGGTGCGTACGGCCTGGCTGGGCTCGCCGCCGGTCACGAGCGCCTCGCCGACCAGTGCCGCGTCGGCGCCCTGCGACACGTAGTAGGCGATGTCCTCCGGGCCGCGGATGCCGGACTCGGCTACCTTCACGCAGTCGTCCGGGATGAGATGCGCGAGCTTGCCGAACATCTCGCGGTGCACCTCGAGGGTCTTGAGGTTGCGGGCATTGACGCCGATGACGCGAGCGCCGAGTTCGACGGCGCGTTCGGTCTCGTGCTCGTCGTGCACCTCGACCAGAGCAGTCATGCCGAGGTCGGCGGACTGCTGGAACAGGTCATGCAGTTGGCGGTCGTCGAGGGCGGCGACGATCAGCAGGATGATGTCGGCGCCGTGCGCGCGTGCCTCGAACATCTGGTACTCGCTGACCATGAAGTCCTTGCGCAACAACGGGATTCGCACGCGCTCCCGGACCGCGTCGAGATCGTCGAGCGAGCCGCCGAAGCGCCGTTGTTCGGTGAGCACCGAGATCGCGGTGGCGCCACCGGCCTCGTAGGAACCGGCCAGTTCGGCGGGATCGGGGATCGTCGCGAGTTCACCCTTGCTGGGGCTCTTG
This is a stretch of genomic DNA from Yimella lutea. It encodes these proteins:
- the trpB gene encoding tryptophan synthase subunit beta; the protein is MTTPVEQNSGRPGIGRFGDYGGRYVPEALIAALEELDEHRHKAAHDPEFTAELARLHKTYTGRPSIITEAPRFADHCGGARVVLKREDLNHTGSHKINNVLGQALLAKRMGKRRVIAETGAGQHGVATATAAALLGLECVVYMGEVDTERQALNVARMRLLGARVVAVKHGSRTLKDAVNEAFRDWVATVDHTHYVLGTVTGPYPFPEMVRDFHKIIGEEAREQVLQEYGRLPDAVLACVGGGSNAMGIFHRFVPDEGVRLIGLEAGGEGVESGRHAARFTGQATPGVLHGAYTYLLQDDQGQTLESNSVSAGLDYPSVGPEHAYLRDSGRADYYPVTDVEAMDAFKLLARTEGILPAIESAHALAGAIRIGKELGPDALLLVSLSGRGDKDVHTAGQWFGLLDSDGHTIEEGEQL
- the trpC gene encoding indole-3-glycerol phosphate synthase TrpC, coding for MATVLDDIISGVREDLKTRMRAIGPVQIIEQAAAAPAALDAAAMLAAPGPVKIISEVKRKSPSKGELATIPDPAELAGSYEAGGATAISVLTEQRRFGGSLDDLDAVRERVRIPLLRKDFMVSEYQMFEARAHGADIILLIVAALDDRQLHDLFQQSADLGMTALVEVHDEHETERAVELGARVIGVNARNLKTLEVHREMFGKLAHLIPDDCVKVAESGIRGPEDIAYYVSQGADAALVGEALVTGGEPSQAVRTMIEAGARARQGVA